One region of Culex pipiens pallens isolate TS chromosome 2, TS_CPP_V2, whole genome shotgun sequence genomic DNA includes:
- the LOC120425850 gene encoding uncharacterized protein LOC120425850 — protein MIVRLCVFTLFVANLQLTNGEPFFGLEVTGTFGTEKDISSAALAVVAPFLPMKASMARFNALSPFSTVPLSDAAEGVSFIYDGVLTTIQNATGLVGKAAIDETSDPVELFGAITEALATADEFVKATPAEVDKIKLISAGISGTLTDAFGILGSVVGDLTDTMSTFESSLGSLGDVTQVTSAMVFKVLNKFKLAKAIGILDAFKSQIELVQGQVADLVSQISTSEDLMSSFTSLLTNAFSTLDVPLSSKYNAIMKSSDAFANEITSTLAKLNTATVKFNDKIKTFTDDIIGANVANITAATNEFVNFYKYFLDTLLPNSQEKFEAVASWTTDSVQTAARDVLFNTYQTLDNAIRNLPSGSTCATKNLTPLVKTLSTQIPSLSSCLSSLDPTTVANDQVATLKNLLEDRLYYTSLWTDAITGVTSKSSASVRRIALSKILAKTPSSNVDVHQPALADTYSIFGQLVSNFNSQQNRVTMCLTLKGVDYSALIISASNAYFTCIKRA, from the exons ATGATTGTTAGATTATGTGTTTTCACTTTATTCGTTGCAAATTTGCAG CTCACCAATGGCGAACCATTCTTCGGACTCGAGGTCACCGGAACCTTCGGCACGGAGAAGGACATCTCCAGCGCGGCACTCGCCGTCGTAGCACCGTTCCTGCCGATGAAAGCGTCGATGGCCCGATTCAACGCGTTGTCCCCCTTCAGCACGGTGCCGCTGAGTGATGCCGCCGAAGGTGTGAGTTTCATCTACGATGGCGTTTTGACGACCATCCAAAACGCAACCGGATTGGTGGGAAAGGCTGCAATTGACGAAACTTCCGATCCGGTGGAGTTGTTCGGTGCCATTACGGAAGCCCTCGCAACTGCGGATGAGTTCGTCAAGGCAACGCCGGCTGAAGTCGACAAGATTAAGCTGATCTCAGCGGGAATCTCGGGTACTTTGACCGATGCTTTTGGAATACTGGGAAGCGTCGTGGGAGATTTGACTGATACGATGAGTACCTTTGAGAGCTCGTTGGGTTCACTGGGTGATGTTACCCAAGTTACATCTGCAATGGTTTTCAAGGTGCTGAACAAGTTCAAGCTAGCCAAAGCGATCGGAATTCTGGACGCGTTCAAATCCCAAATCGAGCTCGTGCAAGGTCAAGTGGCGGACTTGGTGTCGCAAATCTCAACATCTGAAGATTTGATGAGTTCATTCACGTCACTGCTGACGAATGCGTTCTCGACGCTGGACGTGCCCCTGTCTAGCAAGTACAACGCGATAATGAAGTCGTCGGATGCTTTTGCGAATGAAATAACGAGCACCCTGGCCAAGCTGAACACGGCGACTGTCAAGTTCAACGATAAGATAAAAACCTTCACGGATGACATTATTGGAGCAAATGTCGCAAACATCACCGCGGCCACAAACGAATTCGTCAACTTCTACAAATACTTCCTCGATACGCTGTTGCCCAATTCTCAGGAAAAGTTTGAAGCGGTTGCTTCCTGGACTACGGATTCCGTCCAAACGGCAGCTAGGGATGTTCTGTTCAATACGTACCAAACTTTGGATAACGCTATCAGAAACCTTCCTTCCGGAAGTACCTGTGCTACCAAGAATCTGACTCCTTTGGTCAAGACGTTGAGCACTCAGATTCCGTCTTTATCCAGTTGTCTGAGCTCTTTGGATCCTACAACTGTAGCCAATGATCAGGTGGCCACTCTGAAGAACTTACTTGAAGATCGGTTGTATTACACCAGCTTATGGACGGATGCCATTACCGGAGTCACGAGCAAATCTAGTGCCAGCGTTCGCAGGATTGCCCTCAGCAAAATTCTTGCA AAAACACCCTCTTCCAACGTGGACGTCCACCAACCCGCTCTGGCCGATACGTACAGCATCTTCGGCCAGCTAGTGTCCAACTTCAACAGTCAGCAAAATCGCGTCACCATGTGTCTGACGCTGAAGGGAGTGGACTACTCGGCACTGATCATATCCGCTTCGAACGCGTACTTCACCTGCATCAAGCGGGCCTAA
- the LOC128092746 gene encoding uncharacterized protein LOC128092746: protein MKKLCTPYLLLVGLLFHPSSAFFGLGVPSYFAPALEISAACRSLIATYNQIGTSVNALPSETFSSPSLSDVSSGFYDSFSGLSTRLATVFSNLQAAANDRSTNTDTLFAAINGSIANATTFIASNSRSVWTSALSSSTLPNLSPAMLALQNISNALNVDIYPKVMAIRSKNPGSVSATVVYATLPQSLLSAFAGSVQNLQRFESSASLSFVQNVVAALQNANAKSTSYISTLANTYSTLDNSLSATWDAVSSLPDKFAADTNLLYKSVTAAMDSFVKRINDLTDLYLGSSATTNNAAVTSLVNSYVTNATSQTKLVSTKLDNFRSKLSDQVLNTTSNMMAAGYRAIESASKLMLRKTNGVSCANGLTPNFIRSLSAVLASTADCFKGSDFSLNDGVKTQTAVAADIRDNVLYYLKLLNEMLSSVFNSSPATVRITADAHITSFFSQSSGIVETFSQQLANMYAQLAADYDLLVGRSSYCLATKAAESAILAQDFVTGFEQC, encoded by the exons ATGAAGAAATTGTGCACACCTTACTTGCTACTGGTTGGACTGTTGTTCCAT CCCTCTTCGGCCTTCTTTGGATTGGGAGTGCCTTCCTACTTTGCTCCAGCTCTGGAAATTTCCGCGGCATGTCGTTCGCTGATTGCAACCTACAACCAAATCGGAACAAGTGTGAACGCCTTGCCCAGTGAAACGTTTAGTTCTCCAAGCTTGAGTGATGTGTCCAGCGGTTTTTACGACTCCTTCAGTGGACTCAGCACGCGTTTGGCGACGGTTTTCTCCAATCTCCAGGCGGCTGCTAACGATAGAAGCACCAACACCGACACTTTGTTCGCTGCAATCAACGGATCAATCGCTAACGCCACGACGTTTATTGCCAGCAACAGTCGTAGCGTTTGGACATCCGCACTGAGTTCCAGCACTTTGCCAAATCTGAGTCCAGCGATGTTGGCACTGCAAAATATCTCAAACGCCTTGAACGTCGATATCTACCCAAAAGTGATGGCGATTCGATCGAAGAATCCCGGTTCTGTAAGCGCGACTGTTGTCTACGCTACCTTACCACAGTCGCTTTTGTCTGCTTTTGCCGGTTCCGTCCAGAACCTGCAAAGATTCGAGAGTTCCGCTTCGCTCAGCTTTGTGCAGAACGTCGTGGCTGCACTGCAAAACGCCAACGCGAAGTCCACCAGCTACATATCGACCCTGGCAAATACCTACTCAACCCTTGATAACTCACTGAGCGCAACTTGGGACGCAGTTTCCTCTCTTCCAGACAAATTCGCAGCGGACACAAATTTGCTCTACAAATCCGTCACCGCCGCCATGGACAGCTTCGTCAAGCGTATCAACGATCTCACCGATCTCTACCTCGGATCATCAGCTACAACCAACAACGCCGCCGTAACGTCCCTGGTCAACAGCTACGTTACGAACGCCACCTCCCAAACAAAACTAGTCTCCACCAAGCTGGACAACTTCCGGTCCAAGCTATCCGATCAAGTCCTGAACACCACCAGCAACATGATGGCCGCCGGCTATCGAGCCATCGAGTCCGCCAGCAAGTTGATGCTGCGCAAGACAAACGGAGTCAGCTGTGCCAACGGCTTAACCCCGAACTTCATCCGATCACTTTCGGCGGTGCTGGCTTCGACGGCGGACTGCTTTAAGGGGTCCGATTTTAGTTTGAATGATGGCGTCAAGACGCAAACTGCGGTGGCGGCGGACATCCGGGATAACGTGTTGTACTACTTGAAGCTTTTGAATGAGATGTTGAGCTCGGTGTTCAACAGCAGTCCTGCTACCGTACGGATTACAGCCGATGCCCATATAACGTCG TTCTTCAGCCAATCGTCCGGCATCGTGGAAACCTTCAGCCAGCAGCTGGCCAACATGTACGCCCAGTTGGCCGCCGATTACGATCTACTCGTGGGTCGCTCCAGCTACTGTCTGGCGACAAAGGCCGCCGAATCCGCGATTCTGGCGCAGGATTTCGTCACCGGCTTCGAACAGTGCTAG
- the LOC128092745 gene encoding uncharacterized protein LOC128092745 — protein sequence MTIRFCIFYTLLVLILQVPHGEQFFGLEIKGHFGTERDISNAALAVVTPFLSMKATMARFNSLYPFSTVELSDAADAVNYIYSGMVTTVQNATSLVGYAALDMISDPLDLFAQINEALCTAEEFVKSTSTEVDKVRLISTGIAEVLTDAFGILRSIVIDLEDSMSTFDSSLNLIDDINNVTPGNVFKVLNKFKLAKAIGILDAFKSKIEIVQGQVADLMSQVTSSDHLIRSYTSLLTDAFSTLNAPLYRSYNAIMKASDLFTSEIASTLTKLNTVTVKFNDKIKTFTDDIIGANVANITAATNDFVNFYKYFLDTLLPNSQEKFEAVASWTTDSVQTAARDVLFNTYQTLDNAIRNLPSGSTCATKYLTPLVKTLSTRIPSLSSCLSSLDSTAVANEQAVILKKLLKDRLYYTSLWTDAVTGVTNKSSATVRRIALSKILAKTPSSNVDIHQPALADTYSIFAQLVSNFNSQQNRVTMCLTLKGVDYSALVISASNAYFSCIKRA from the exons ATGACTATCAGGTTCTGTATCTTTTATACTTTATTGGTGTTAATTTTGCAG GTTCCCCATGGAGAGCAATTTTTTGGATTGGAGATCAAAGGTCATTTTGGTACGGAGAGAGATATTTCGAATGCAGCGCTTGCCGTCGTAACACCTTTCCTGTCAATGAAAGCGACGATGGCCAGGTTCAACAGTTTGTATCCGTTTAGTACGGTTGAGTTGAGCGATGCTGCAGATGCCGTTAACTATATCTACAGTGGGATGGTGACAACCGTTCAAAATGCTACCAGTTTAGTGGGATACGCAGCTTTGGACATGATAAGTGATCCCTTGGACTTGTTTGCCCAAATTAACGAGGCACTGTGCACGGCGGAGGAATTCGTCAAGTCGACGTCCACTGAAGTTGACAAAGTTAGGTTAATCTCAACGGGAATCGCTGAGGTACTTACTGATGCCTTTGGGATTCTGCGAAGTATCGTGATTGACTTGGAAGACTCGATGAGTACCTTTGATAGCTCGCTGAACCTGATTGATGACATCAACAATGTAACACCCGGAAATGTGTTCAAAGTGTTGAACAAGTTTAAATTAGCCAAAGCGATCGGTATTCTGGATGCATTCAAATCGAAAATTGAAATCGTGCAGGGTCAGGTAGCGGATTTGATGTCGCAGGTCACAAGCTCTGATCATCTGATAAGATCCTACACGTCACTGCTAACGGATGCGTTCTCGACACTTAATGCACCTCTGTATAGATCATACAATGCGATAATGAAAGCATCAGATTTATTTACGAGTGAAATTGCCAGTACCTTGACCAAGTTAAATACAGTGACTGTCAAATTTAACGATAAGATAAAAACCTTCACGGATGACATTATTGGAGCAAATGTCGCGAACATCACCGCGGCCACAAACGATTTCGTCAACTTCTACAAATACTTCCTCGATACGCTGTTGCCCAATTCTCAGGAAAAGTTTGAAGCGGTTGCTTCCTGGACTACGGATTCCGTCCAAACGGCAGCTAGGGATGTTCTGTTCAACACGTATCAAACGTTGGATAACGCTATCAGAAACCTTCCTTCCGGAAGTACCTGTGCTACCAAGTATCTGACTCCTTTGGTCAAGACGTTGAGTACTCGGATACCATCTTTGTCAAGCTGTCTGAGCTCTCTGGATTCTACAGCTGTAGCTAACGAGCAGGCGGTCATTCTAAAGAAGTTACTCAAAGATCGTCTGTATTACACCAGTTTATGGACGGATGCCGTTACCGGAGTCACGAACAAATCTAGTGCCACCGTTCGCAGGATTGCACTCAGCAAAATACTGGCC AAAACGCCCTCCTCCAACGTGGACATCCACCAACCAGCTCTGGCCGATACGTACAGCATCTTCGCCCAGCTCGTGTCTAACTTCAACAGTCAGCAGAATCGCGTCACCATGTGTCTGACGCTGAAGGGAGTGGACTACTCGGCGCTGGTCATATCCGCTTCGAACGCGTACTTTTCCTGCATCAAGCGGGCCTGA